A genomic window from Candidatus Pelagisphaera phototrophica includes:
- a CDS encoding DUF1552 domain-containing protein: MNPPAFNNPLNRRRFLKGIGASLVLPALQSIVPTGLLAAGPVKQLATTRTGAPLRAAYVFFPNGAIPDLWWPQGDGANFSFKDTLSPLEPIRDSIQVMGGLDQLNATAGKDGGGDHARGNSVFLTSVRIKKSATDFRAGTSIDQAIANEVGHMTRFPSLELSCDPARRSGACDTGYSCAYQYNLSWKTATNPMTPESNPRKVFERLFGEGSHGERTENMQRRMMNRRSILDFVMSDAQRMQKNLDHRDREKLDQYLTGIREVETRIENLERFGVGIDPDIATPDGIPFSHGEHIDIMFEMALLAFQTDSTRVATLLLAHDGDNRSHDEIGIPEGHHELTHHQNKADRIAKVAKIDQWYVQKLASFLTRLDSIDDIDGKSMLHNSMIVYGSGNADGNRHTHDNLPVILAGHGGGTLNPGRFNQNGSTPAANLFLSMADRMGVRDLPRFGDSTGRLSNV; encoded by the coding sequence ATGAACCCGCCCGCCTTCAACAATCCACTCAATCGACGCCGCTTTCTCAAAGGGATAGGGGCCAGTCTAGTGCTTCCCGCACTTCAATCAATCGTGCCGACTGGCTTGCTCGCGGCCGGACCCGTAAAGCAGCTCGCCACCACTCGTACTGGCGCGCCCCTCAGAGCCGCTTACGTATTCTTCCCCAATGGAGCGATTCCCGATCTTTGGTGGCCTCAGGGGGATGGAGCCAATTTCTCTTTTAAGGACACCCTCTCGCCGCTTGAGCCCATTCGCGACTCCATACAGGTCATGGGAGGACTGGACCAGCTTAATGCCACTGCGGGAAAAGACGGTGGAGGCGACCACGCTCGCGGCAACAGCGTATTCCTTACCAGTGTTCGTATCAAAAAAAGCGCTACTGATTTTAGAGCCGGTACATCGATCGATCAAGCGATCGCAAATGAAGTCGGGCACATGACACGTTTCCCCTCCCTGGAGCTAAGCTGCGATCCCGCGCGACGCTCAGGAGCTTGTGACACGGGCTACTCTTGCGCCTACCAGTACAATCTTTCCTGGAAAACCGCGACTAATCCGATGACTCCAGAGTCGAACCCCCGCAAGGTTTTCGAGCGTCTATTCGGCGAGGGTTCCCACGGAGAGCGTACCGAAAATATGCAACGCCGCATGATGAATCGGCGTTCCATTCTTGATTTCGTCATGTCGGATGCCCAACGAATGCAGAAAAACCTCGATCATCGTGACCGAGAAAAGCTAGACCAGTATCTGACTGGTATTCGGGAAGTCGAAACTCGTATCGAAAATTTGGAACGTTTTGGCGTGGGCATTGATCCAGACATCGCTACTCCGGACGGAATTCCATTCAGTCACGGTGAACACATTGATATCATGTTCGAGATGGCGTTACTGGCGTTCCAAACCGATTCCACCCGAGTCGCCACCCTTCTCCTCGCCCATGATGGGGATAACCGCTCCCACGATGAAATCGGAATCCCTGAGGGACATCACGAGTTGACGCACCACCAGAACAAAGCGGACAGGATCGCCAAGGTCGCCAAAATCGATCAATGGTACGTTCAAAAATTGGCATCCTTCCTGACTCGCCTAGATTCGATAGACGATATCGACGGCAAATCTATGCTGCACAACTCTATGATTGTTTACGGAAGCGGCAACGCGGACGGCAATCGCCACACCCATGACAATCTGCCTGTTATCCTCGCGGGTCATGGGGGCGGAACGCTCAATCCGGGGCGCTTCAATCAAAACGGTTCTACACCGGCCGCGAATCTCTTTCTCAGTATGGCCGATCGCATGGGTGTCAGGGATCTCCCCCGCTTTGGCGATTCAACGGGTCGTTTGAGCAATGTATAG
- the dgoD gene encoding galactonate dehydratase — protein MPENNINRRSWLQNMLYGGGALVGLSAASPIVRAAPISPKDKIKVTKLETFVLKNSWVFVKISTDAGITGWGEMLKDDAKACAAGALEVGDYLIGKDPRPVLHHWQAIHRGAFYRGGPIKSAISSGIDQALWDIAGKCYDVPVYKLLGGPTREKAFVYGTPDKKTGVRAMKVGPSTEMRKAHKYLEGNKVVEEVAERFGALRKRYPGVDIGIDFHGAVQPTTAALLIKALEPHNPWFFEEIIQALNVDVMADLAAKTHIPIATGERVFLKWGFREILEKKAAMILQPDVNYAGGITELKVIAGMAEAYYAPLAPHNPNGPCSLAASLQVAACIPNFLVQERGDREHDLLAEPLPPVRDGYRPIPKGPGLGITIDENRIDEEIGEPREYLPQYDADDGSVVDW, from the coding sequence ATGCCAGAAAACAATATCAATCGTCGCTCTTGGTTACAGAACATGCTCTACGGAGGCGGGGCCCTTGTCGGCCTCAGCGCCGCTAGCCCAATCGTTCGTGCCGCCCCTATTAGCCCAAAGGACAAGATAAAGGTGACCAAGCTGGAGACGTTTGTCCTTAAGAATTCCTGGGTGTTTGTGAAAATATCTACAGATGCGGGGATCACCGGTTGGGGTGAGATGCTAAAGGACGATGCTAAGGCGTGCGCCGCGGGAGCGTTGGAAGTAGGAGACTATCTAATTGGTAAGGACCCTCGTCCGGTACTCCATCACTGGCAAGCGATCCATCGTGGCGCTTTCTATAGAGGGGGGCCGATTAAGTCCGCGATTTCATCGGGGATTGATCAGGCTCTTTGGGATATCGCAGGTAAGTGCTATGATGTACCCGTCTATAAACTACTTGGAGGGCCGACTCGCGAGAAAGCATTTGTATATGGGACGCCGGATAAGAAGACCGGCGTTAGGGCTATGAAGGTGGGCCCATCTACTGAAATGCGCAAAGCCCACAAATACCTGGAAGGGAACAAGGTGGTTGAGGAAGTTGCAGAACGTTTTGGAGCGTTGCGTAAGCGATACCCCGGCGTCGACATCGGAATCGACTTCCATGGGGCGGTGCAACCGACTACAGCAGCCTTGCTCATCAAAGCATTGGAGCCGCATAACCCATGGTTCTTTGAAGAAATCATTCAGGCTCTCAATGTAGATGTCATGGCAGATCTGGCCGCAAAGACTCATATACCCATTGCAACAGGCGAGCGTGTGTTCCTTAAATGGGGCTTCCGAGAAATTCTTGAGAAAAAAGCAGCTATGATTCTGCAGCCCGACGTAAACTACGCAGGTGGCATTACTGAATTGAAAGTCATCGCTGGTATGGCTGAAGCCTACTACGCTCCCCTGGCTCCGCACAACCCCAATGGGCCCTGCTCGCTTGCGGCCAGTTTGCAAGTGGCGGCCTGTATTCCAAACTTCTTGGTTCAGGAGCGTGGCGATCGTGAGCACGATCTACTGGCTGAGCCTTTGCCGCCTGTAAGAGATGGATACCGACCCATTCCAAAGGGACCTGGACTCGGCATTACGATCGATGAAAACCGTATCGACGAGGAAATCGGTGAGCCCCGAGAGTATCTGCCGCAATACGATGCAGATGACGGCTCGGTCGTGGATTGGTAG
- a CDS encoding sulfatase-like hydrolase/transferase, translating to MNKNMTDRLNFSSRWSVLFAAAILVMGFSETSLAQTNSVKRPNIVLIMTDDQGFGDVCFHGNTELNTPNLDRLASESVEFTNFYVQTLCKPTRAALLTGRYPERTGAVEVNYGQSIIRGEEITIAENLKAAGFLTGIFGKWHLGDNFPVRPSDKGFEECLHHTAGDVGQAGDPHADIYSRQFILNCFRVYRMA from the coding sequence ATGAATAAGAATATGACAGACCGACTTAACTTTTCATCACGGTGGTCCGTATTGTTCGCGGCCGCAATCCTCGTAATGGGATTTAGCGAAACGTCGCTCGCCCAGACAAACTCCGTAAAACGTCCCAACATCGTTCTTATTATGACGGATGACCAAGGCTTTGGCGACGTCTGCTTTCATGGAAATACCGAACTTAACACTCCAAACTTAGACCGCCTAGCTAGCGAGAGCGTGGAGTTCACCAACTTCTATGTCCAGACCCTCTGTAAACCCACTCGGGCGGCCCTTCTCACGGGTCGCTATCCGGAAAGGACGGGTGCCGTCGAAGTGAACTACGGCCAAAGTATCATCCGCGGAGAAGAAATTACTATCGCTGAGAATCTCAAAGCCGCGGGTTTCCTAACTGGGATTTTCGGTAAGTGGCACCTTGGAGACAACTTTCCTGTACGGCCTTCTGACAAAGGGTTTGAAGAATGTCTCCATCACACTGCAGGCGACGTGGGCCAAGCGGGGGATCCTCACGCTGACATATACTCTCGCCAATTCATTTTGAACTGTTTCAGAGTATATCGGATGGCGTAA
- a CDS encoding sulfatase: MRKFGIVTLIIVQGLFPEISLSMLAAKQPDVLFIAIDDMNDWIGPLGGLEIAKTPNLDRFAAESATFANAHCASPACAASRLANMSGVQPSKTGVMQNVWYDGPQWREIPMLKDIETVEQFFKNRGYETLAGGKIYHSLAPPWLTSNQADPDGWDFYYPSLAVPMPYQMNAPEKVINPDSWKGGRHKWFTWGPIQVLDEKMADHQTVSWARYELMRKRDKPLYLACGIFRPHMPWEVPQKYFDLYPIEDIPDLEIEENDLQDALVHTRRGWHKFVLENQQWKHVVQAYLASISFADAQIGRLLEALDESGKANETIVVLWSDHGMHIGEKENWEKFTLWEESTRVPFFVRAPGVSEPGSVVTQPVSLLDVYPSLVDLAGYDTPEHCDGVSVVPLLRNPHSKRKHSALTSFTFPRNVTGHTLRGERYRYIYYEWNSLEELYDHRNDKGEYTNLAYDPKHVKIVRQFREELVARVDRVKLEEIEKAPDGYTLSGNRILADDFVPIAKVLLPPVRPKVSGIR, from the coding sequence ATGAGGAAATTTGGAATTGTCACCTTAATTATAGTGCAGGGGCTTTTTCCTGAAATAAGCCTTTCAATGTTGGCAGCCAAGCAGCCCGATGTGCTGTTTATCGCGATTGATGACATGAATGACTGGATTGGGCCGTTAGGAGGATTGGAAATCGCTAAGACGCCAAATCTGGACCGATTCGCGGCGGAGTCCGCCACATTTGCCAATGCTCATTGTGCATCGCCTGCCTGCGCGGCTTCTCGGCTGGCCAACATGTCAGGAGTGCAACCCTCGAAGACAGGAGTGATGCAAAATGTTTGGTACGATGGGCCTCAATGGCGCGAAATACCGATGCTGAAGGACATCGAGACCGTAGAGCAGTTTTTCAAGAACCGTGGATATGAAACTCTGGCTGGCGGAAAGATATACCATTCGTTGGCTCCACCTTGGCTAACGTCGAATCAAGCTGACCCTGATGGATGGGACTTTTACTATCCCAGTCTTGCGGTGCCGATGCCTTACCAGATGAACGCGCCGGAAAAGGTGATTAATCCGGACTCATGGAAGGGGGGACGACACAAGTGGTTTACGTGGGGTCCCATTCAGGTCCTAGACGAGAAAATGGCCGACCACCAAACTGTGAGTTGGGCTCGCTATGAGCTGATGCGGAAACGCGACAAGCCACTTTATCTGGCTTGTGGAATTTTTCGTCCTCACATGCCATGGGAAGTGCCGCAAAAGTATTTCGACCTGTATCCAATCGAAGATATACCGGATTTGGAGATTGAGGAAAACGACTTACAAGATGCTCTTGTTCACACGCGTCGTGGCTGGCACAAGTTCGTTCTGGAAAACCAGCAGTGGAAACACGTGGTTCAAGCGTACCTGGCTTCGATTAGTTTCGCGGATGCCCAGATTGGGAGACTGCTGGAGGCCCTTGATGAGTCGGGGAAAGCTAATGAGACGATCGTCGTTCTATGGTCGGATCACGGAATGCACATTGGCGAAAAGGAAAACTGGGAGAAGTTCACCCTTTGGGAGGAATCTACCCGTGTGCCCTTCTTTGTTCGAGCACCAGGAGTGAGCGAGCCAGGGTCAGTGGTTACCCAACCCGTCAGTTTATTGGATGTGTATCCTAGTTTAGTCGATCTGGCGGGTTATGATACCCCTGAGCATTGTGATGGGGTCAGCGTAGTCCCCTTGTTGAGGAACCCCCATTCAAAAAGAAAGCACAGCGCTTTGACCAGTTTCACATTTCCTCGAAATGTAACGGGTCATACCCTCAGAGGGGAGCGGTACCGCTATATCTATTACGAGTGGAATAGCCTCGAGGAATTATATGACCACAGAAATGACAAAGGGGAATACACGAATCTTGCCTACGATCCGAAGCACGTGAAAATAGTGAGGCAATTTCGAGAAGAGCTTGTCGCCCGAGTTGATCGGGTGAAACTCGAGGAAATTGAAAAAGCGCCTGATGGATACACACTTTCAGGAAATCGTATCTTAGCGGACGACTTCGTACCCATAGCGAAAGTTCTATTGCCCCCCGTCCGTCCGAAGGTTTCGGGGATTCGATAA
- a CDS encoding SMP-30/gluconolactonase/LRE family protein, giving the protein MSAIPKTFPEHELANEEQLQSGIEVIDERFRELVSEVSEVRRLWKGAEWSEGAVYLPQQNIIVWSDIPNNRMLQFDPESNKTTVFREPSNFTNGNTIDREGRLVTATHLTHCVSRTEHDGSITILVDRYKGKRLNSPNDVVVKSDGTIWFTDPPYGILSNREGEKRDSELEGNFVYRLDPETSDLSIVANSMDRPNGLGFSPDESRLYVSDTGLPGNISLFDVKDCGTRIQNQREFVKLSPGVSDGFRCDVHGNVWTSAGDGIQCFSPDAALLGKILIPELSCANCCFGGPDRKTLYVAGDTSLYSVELAVAGASIDEAARS; this is encoded by the coding sequence ATGTCCGCTATCCCCAAAACATTTCCTGAACACGAGCTTGCCAATGAGGAGCAACTTCAATCTGGAATTGAAGTAATCGACGAACGCTTTCGCGAACTCGTTTCCGAAGTATCCGAAGTTCGTCGACTTTGGAAAGGAGCCGAGTGGTCGGAGGGAGCTGTCTATCTTCCCCAGCAAAACATTATCGTATGGTCGGACATTCCTAACAACCGAATGCTCCAATTCGATCCAGAATCCAACAAGACGACGGTCTTTCGGGAACCATCGAACTTCACTAACGGAAACACCATCGATCGAGAGGGTCGCCTCGTCACCGCTACCCATCTTACCCATTGCGTATCCAGAACCGAACACGATGGATCTATCACAATCCTAGTTGACCGCTACAAAGGGAAGCGACTCAACTCGCCCAACGACGTCGTCGTTAAGTCCGACGGAACTATCTGGTTCACGGACCCGCCTTATGGAATTTTGTCTAATCGGGAGGGCGAAAAACGAGATTCCGAACTGGAGGGCAACTTTGTCTATCGGCTCGATCCGGAAACGAGCGACCTAAGCATCGTCGCCAACTCGATGGACCGCCCCAACGGGCTCGGCTTCTCTCCAGATGAATCGAGACTTTACGTATCGGATACAGGATTACCCGGGAATATTTCTCTATTCGATGTGAAAGACTGCGGCACTCGTATCCAGAATCAAAGGGAATTTGTAAAACTTTCACCCGGTGTATCCGACGGATTCCGCTGCGATGTTCACGGCAACGTCTGGACCAGTGCGGGCGATGGAATCCAGTGTTTCTCGCCAGATGCGGCACTCCTCGGTAAGATTCTGATCCCCGAACTCAGTTGCGCCAACTGCTGTTTTGGCGGACCCGACCGAAAGACCCTCTACGTCGCAGGGGACACCTCGCTCTATTCGGTTGAACTCGCAGTCGCCGGCGCATCAATTGATGAAGCGGCAAGGAGTTAA
- a CDS encoding Nramp family divalent metal transporter: protein MKPIQYPSPPSVLQEKKWWKAIGFLGPGIIIASVSIGNGETVFASRGGAIFGYAILWCFFLGIFLKGTQIYASARYMLLSGEHPMQSWVMLPGPRGWFPMGLLVMTAICLPFLLASLSLSVGSLISWILNLGGDQQISVRSWSTGLIVVAAIFSWGQGYKRLEKTQMVVVGLLLICILTAAIACQPHLGKLFSGLFIPIIPEYKDWIHTVYPKIAEKSAWIEIVSYIGIIGGGLPAYIGYFSFLREKRWGLFEDQDVFRSSTKTGFASIDTNESNLSKGRDWLKAVKVDVAGSFLAVFIFSAAFMVLGAVILHEGQQIPDNLNLLSHQESFLTSLHPSLLVLYRIGIFTAIGGTLFATFDVWTKTVYEGLIPFFETEKSLDSSKLKRILIITTSTVGIGVIWLGYVWKPLSNPISIVQIPAMLGGTIGCGVWCFGVAWADRRNLPAELRMNAFLFWGLLTSGATLLTFGAIGMYFKFFG, encoded by the coding sequence ATGAAACCCATTCAATACCCCTCTCCTCCTAGCGTCCTTCAGGAAAAGAAGTGGTGGAAGGCTATTGGTTTCCTGGGGCCCGGGATCATTATCGCATCAGTATCGATCGGAAACGGTGAAACCGTATTTGCATCCCGGGGAGGAGCGATATTCGGCTATGCTATCCTATGGTGTTTCTTTCTTGGGATCTTTTTGAAGGGAACTCAAATCTACGCCTCCGCACGATACATGCTGCTATCCGGCGAGCACCCAATGCAAAGCTGGGTCATGCTGCCCGGCCCGCGAGGATGGTTTCCCATGGGCTTGCTTGTAATGACAGCTATCTGTCTGCCCTTCTTACTCGCATCCTTATCGCTTTCGGTCGGATCGCTTATTTCGTGGATACTGAATTTAGGGGGAGACCAGCAAATTTCGGTTCGATCATGGTCTACCGGTCTCATTGTCGTTGCCGCGATCTTCAGCTGGGGACAAGGCTACAAACGGCTCGAGAAAACCCAGATGGTCGTCGTCGGACTGCTACTGATTTGCATTCTGACGGCAGCGATCGCCTGTCAACCCCATCTCGGAAAGCTGTTCAGCGGATTATTCATTCCTATCATCCCTGAATATAAAGATTGGATACACACAGTTTATCCAAAGATCGCTGAAAAGTCTGCCTGGATCGAAATCGTCTCCTACATTGGAATTATCGGTGGAGGGCTTCCCGCCTATATCGGCTACTTCAGCTTTCTGAGAGAAAAGCGATGGGGACTATTCGAAGATCAAGACGTCTTTAGGAGTTCCACTAAAACGGGGTTCGCTTCGATCGATACAAACGAAAGCAACTTAAGCAAAGGAAGAGACTGGCTCAAAGCCGTAAAGGTAGATGTCGCGGGCTCTTTCCTAGCCGTATTCATTTTTTCCGCCGCCTTCATGGTACTCGGGGCCGTGATCCTGCATGAAGGTCAGCAGATCCCTGACAATTTGAACCTTCTTTCTCACCAGGAATCCTTTCTAACCTCTTTGCATCCCTCCCTGCTCGTTCTTTATAGAATTGGGATTTTTACGGCAATTGGAGGTACTCTTTTCGCAACTTTTGACGTTTGGACTAAAACAGTTTATGAAGGGCTCATACCCTTTTTCGAGACCGAGAAGTCACTGGATAGTTCGAAACTAAAACGAATTCTAATAATTACGACCTCCACAGTGGGTATCGGAGTCATTTGGCTGGGCTACGTTTGGAAACCCTTGTCGAATCCCATTTCCATCGTCCAGATTCCCGCGATGCTTGGAGGCACCATAGGCTGCGGCGTCTGGTGCTTTGGCGTCGCCTGGGCTGACAGGCGCAACCTACCTGCTGAATTGCGAATGAATGCTTTCCTATTCTGGGGACTACTCACATCAGGGGCGACATTGCTGACCTTTGGAGCAATCGGCATGTATTTTAAATTTTTCGGATAA
- a CDS encoding sulfatase-like hydrolase/transferase, whose translation MLRYISMILLAICIAGCSDQPEEGREASHKKPNILFIFTDDQSHRTISAYEDALQWAKTPHIDRLAEEGIRFKHAFAGPWCAPSRAMVLSGRYLHGIEGLDFTDYPKIREDQETFRMWPQVFRENGYTTAVIGKWHLASDYRHGTVWDHSIIWERLGGAKSGDYFRNQKLRFDGGDFTPVGGHSTDNYTEYAQDFINRDHEKPWMLWLCYDAVHAPFTPADRHQESYVNAGPIETPADIYPPRPDKPRYMQNYSMFEPAPDGVPVDERQQLPLPKLVQKYHSGVLSLDEGVRDLVDTLEKSGQLDNTIIVFTSDQGIAMGHHGMEIKVAPYDDNIRVPYIVRLPDGQSSGTAIDMPVNVIDLIPTFFDYAGIDLPWEMHGTNLRPILENPSLAWDRGLLQENFSRSFGSQTDVGLTIVDLNEGLPNQNVDWWIFMRHGNLKYITTLVPDEIEELYDIEKDPRELKNLALDPENYQRMDQMRKMMLEELQRTNAGLVENLPAPKRLLIFNP comes from the coding sequence ATGCTTAGATATATCTCCATGATATTGTTGGCTATTTGTATAGCCGGATGTAGCGATCAGCCTGAGGAAGGGCGGGAGGCTTCTCATAAGAAACCCAACATTCTATTCATTTTTACCGACGACCAGTCGCACCGAACCATTTCTGCCTACGAGGACGCTCTCCAATGGGCAAAGACACCCCATATCGATCGCCTGGCTGAGGAAGGAATTCGTTTCAAACACGCTTTCGCGGGTCCCTGGTGCGCCCCCAGTCGGGCTATGGTTCTAAGCGGGCGGTATTTGCACGGAATCGAAGGGCTCGATTTCACGGATTATCCTAAGATCCGGGAAGACCAAGAAACGTTTCGCATGTGGCCTCAAGTGTTTCGAGAAAACGGATACACTACGGCGGTCATCGGAAAATGGCATTTGGCCTCCGACTATCGTCACGGGACGGTTTGGGATCACTCCATTATTTGGGAACGCTTGGGAGGTGCAAAGTCGGGCGACTATTTTCGAAATCAGAAACTCCGATTTGATGGAGGCGATTTTACGCCGGTAGGTGGACATTCGACAGATAACTACACGGAGTACGCGCAGGACTTTATCAATCGAGATCATGAGAAACCTTGGATGTTGTGGCTGTGCTACGATGCGGTTCACGCTCCTTTCACTCCGGCAGATCGGCATCAGGAAAGTTATGTCAATGCGGGTCCGATCGAAACTCCCGCAGATATTTACCCGCCTCGTCCCGATAAGCCGCGCTACATGCAGAATTACTCTATGTTCGAGCCAGCCCCAGATGGAGTACCAGTGGACGAGCGCCAGCAGTTGCCGCTTCCGAAACTAGTGCAGAAGTACCATAGTGGTGTGCTCTCGTTGGATGAAGGAGTACGGGACTTAGTGGATACGCTTGAAAAATCAGGTCAGCTAGACAACACTATCATCGTATTCACGTCGGACCAGGGTATCGCCATGGGACATCATGGAATGGAGATTAAAGTAGCCCCCTATGACGATAACATTCGGGTGCCTTACATCGTTCGGTTGCCGGATGGCCAGTCTTCGGGAACTGCGATTGACATGCCAGTCAATGTGATCGATTTGATTCCCACGTTCTTTGACTATGCGGGTATCGATTTGCCGTGGGAAATGCATGGTACTAATCTTCGGCCCATTCTAGAGAACCCGAGTTTAGCCTGGGATCGTGGACTTCTTCAGGAGAATTTCAGCCGTAGCTTTGGTTCGCAGACGGATGTCGGCCTAACTATTGTGGATCTAAATGAAGGATTGCCTAACCAGAATGTGGACTGGTGGATTTTTATGAGGCATGGGAATCTCAAATACATCACAACCCTCGTTCCAGACGAAATTGAAGAGCTCTACGATATAGAGAAGGATCCGAGGGAATTGAAGAATTTGGCGCTAGACCCCGAGAATTACCAGAGGATGGATCAGATGAGAAAGATGATGTTGGAAGAGCTCCAGAGAACGAATGCGGGTCTTGTAGAAAATCTGCCGGCACCAAAGCGATTGTTGATCTTTAACCCCTAG